A window from Vigna angularis cultivar LongXiaoDou No.4 chromosome 7, ASM1680809v1, whole genome shotgun sequence encodes these proteins:
- the LOC128197726 gene encoding uncharacterized protein LOC128197726 isoform X4 — translation MKFQFSQLSLWNINITCQILSLVITLNKFSLPGIVADNESGRLEGNYRFQNKFCNIYHQFHSFWFSSPCLPFGSFVLSPLSSLRFGVAGDAFPFGVSSSLVIVLKVHDDVYVGASSNDKKDEKHYRPTPKKKDDQPTPIKIQKRKCRESFMRALEDQKYLIKELKRRVVVLEAQLAEEKARRRNKDDGGQSMPRAEPSMNSGFVFPSGMYTNESPMKTYVRVGSQRRYKGRVLRTLYTRNGVLRIKNE, via the exons ATGAAATTTCAATTCTCTCAGCTTTCCCTGTGGAACATCAACATCACTTGCCAAATTCTCTCCCTTGTGATAACATTGaacaaattttctcttcctGGGATTGTAGCTGATAACGAAAGTG GAAGGCTCGAGGGAAATTATAGATTTCAGAATAAGTTCTGCAACATATATCACCAGTTTCATTCC TTTTGGTTTTCTTCCCCGTGCCTCCCATTTGGTTCGTTTGTGCTCTCGCCTCTTTCCTCATTGCGGTTTGGTGTGGCTGGTGATGCTTTCCCTTTCGGCGTGTCTTCGTCATTAGTGATCGTCTTGAAG GTTCATGATGATGTTTATGTTGGTGCTTCAAGCAATGATAAGAAGGATGAGAAGCATTACCGACCAACACCAAAAAAGAAGGATGACCAACCAACACCAATAaagatacaaaaaagaaaatgtagagaAAGTTTTATGCGTGCTTTAGAGGACcaaaaatatctaattaaagaaCTTAAAAGGAGGGTTGTTGTTCTGGAGGCACAGTTGGCTGAAGAGAAggctagaagaagaaataaagatGATGGTGGACAGAGTATGCCTCGTGCAGAACCCTCCATGAACAGTGGCTTTGTTTTCCCGAGTGGCATGTACACCAACGAATCTCCTATGAAGACGTATGTGAGGGTCGGATCACAAAGGCGTTACAAGGGCAGAGTGCTTAGGACTCTGTACACTAGAAATGGagtgcttagaataaaaaatgagtga
- the LOC128197726 gene encoding uncharacterized protein LOC128197726 isoform X2 — MNENDFCLGLGLSSDGENINLKDEIGNSTCVKYICKGTKDLNLIYKFLMRKHNKKIPSSPFCSLYILAGICEILFPKRSGRVFPIIFKIVDNLSSLGNYCWGSLVYRYLLRSLCKASNALKKGKGTRNIYVDGCIYMFQVHDDVYVGASSNDKKDEKHYRPTPKKKDDQPTPIKIQKRKCRESFMRALEDQKYLIKELKRRVVVLEAQLAEEKARRRNKDDGGQSMPRAEPSMNSGFVFPSGMYTNESPMKTYVRVGSQRRYKGRVLRTLYTRNGVLRIKNE, encoded by the exons atgaatgaaaatgatttttgtttagGATTGGGGTTGAGTTCAGATGgtgaaaatattaacttaaaggaCGAAATTGGAAATAGTACATGTGTGAAATACATATGTAAAGGAACAAAAGATTTGAATTTGATATACAAATTTTTGATgagaaaacataacaaaaagataccttcttctcctttttgtAGCTTGTACATATTGGCAGGGATATGTGAGATATTATTTCCAAAACGTAGCGGAAGAGTGTTTcccataatatttaaaattgttgacAATTTAAGTAGTCTGGGTAATTATTGTTGGGGTAGTCTAGTTTATCGTTATTTGTTACgtagtttgtgcaaagcttcAAATGCTTTGAAGAAAGGCAAAGGTACAAGGAACATTTACGTTGATGGTTGCATTTACATGTTCcag GTTCATGATGATGTTTATGTTGGTGCTTCAAGCAATGATAAGAAGGATGAGAAGCATTACCGACCAACACCAAAAAAGAAGGATGACCAACCAACACCAATAaagatacaaaaaagaaaatgtagagaAAGTTTTATGCGTGCTTTAGAGGACcaaaaatatctaattaaagaaCTTAAAAGGAGGGTTGTTGTTCTGGAGGCACAGTTGGCTGAAGAGAAggctagaagaagaaataaagatGATGGTGGACAGAGTATGCCTCGTGCAGAACCCTCCATGAACAGTGGCTTTGTTTTCCCGAGTGGCATGTACACCAACGAATCTCCTATGAAGACGTATGTGAGGGTCGGATCACAAAGGCGTTACAAGGGCAGAGTGCTTAGGACTCTGTACACTAGAAATGGagtgcttagaataaaaaatgagtga
- the LOC128197726 gene encoding uncharacterized protein LOC128197726 isoform X3 gives MKFQFSQLSLWNINITCQILSLVITLNKFSLPGIVADNESGRLEGNYRFQNKFCNIYHQFHSFWFSSPCLPFGSFVLSPLSSLRFGVAGDAFPFGVSSSLVIVLKGVVRNGKVRYHGSSSKVHDDVYVGASSNDKKDEKHYRPTPKKKDDQPTPIKIQKRKCRESFMRALEDQKYLIKELKRRVVVLEAQLAEEKARRRNKDDGGQSMPRAEPSMNSGFVFPSGMYTNESPMKTYVRVGSQRRYKGRVLRTLYTRNGVLRIKNE, from the exons ATGAAATTTCAATTCTCTCAGCTTTCCCTGTGGAACATCAACATCACTTGCCAAATTCTCTCCCTTGTGATAACATTGaacaaattttctcttcctGGGATTGTAGCTGATAACGAAAGTG GAAGGCTCGAGGGAAATTATAGATTTCAGAATAAGTTCTGCAACATATATCACCAGTTTCATTCC TTTTGGTTTTCTTCCCCGTGCCTCCCATTTGGTTCGTTTGTGCTCTCGCCTCTTTCCTCATTGCGGTTTGGTGTGGCTGGTGATGCTTTCCCTTTCGGCGTGTCTTCGTCATTAGTGATCGTCTTGAAG GGTGTTGTGCGAAATGGCAAGGTCCGATACCATGGTTCGTCGAGCAAG GTTCATGATGATGTTTATGTTGGTGCTTCAAGCAATGATAAGAAGGATGAGAAGCATTACCGACCAACACCAAAAAAGAAGGATGACCAACCAACACCAATAaagatacaaaaaagaaaatgtagagaAAGTTTTATGCGTGCTTTAGAGGACcaaaaatatctaattaaagaaCTTAAAAGGAGGGTTGTTGTTCTGGAGGCACAGTTGGCTGAAGAGAAggctagaagaagaaataaagatGATGGTGGACAGAGTATGCCTCGTGCAGAACCCTCCATGAACAGTGGCTTTGTTTTCCCGAGTGGCATGTACACCAACGAATCTCCTATGAAGACGTATGTGAGGGTCGGATCACAAAGGCGTTACAAGGGCAGAGTGCTTAGGACTCTGTACACTAGAAATGGagtgcttagaataaaaaatgagtga
- the LOC128197726 gene encoding uncharacterized protein LOC128197726 isoform X1, translating to MNENDFCLGLGLSSDGENINLKDEIGNSTCVKYICKGTKDLNLIYKFLMRKHNKKIPSSPFCSLYILAGICEILFPKRSGRVFPIIFKIVDNLSSLGNYCWGSLVYRYLLRSLCKASNALKKGKGTRNIYVDGCIYMFQINIFFRYGFVSISFPPEGPIEKFPRILHWMNKNVGDNFIKQVHDDVYVGASSNDKKDEKHYRPTPKKKDDQPTPIKIQKRKCRESFMRALEDQKYLIKELKRRVVVLEAQLAEEKARRRNKDDGGQSMPRAEPSMNSGFVFPSGMYTNESPMKTYVRVGSQRRYKGRVLRTLYTRNGVLRIKNE from the exons atgaatgaaaatgatttttgtttagGATTGGGGTTGAGTTCAGATGgtgaaaatattaacttaaaggaCGAAATTGGAAATAGTACATGTGTGAAATACATATGTAAAGGAACAAAAGATTTGAATTTGATATACAAATTTTTGATgagaaaacataacaaaaagataccttcttctcctttttgtAGCTTGTACATATTGGCAGGGATATGTGAGATATTATTTCCAAAACGTAGCGGAAGAGTGTTTcccataatatttaaaattgttgacAATTTAAGTAGTCTGGGTAATTATTGTTGGGGTAGTCTAGTTTATCGTTATTTGTTACgtagtttgtgcaaagcttcAAATGCTTTGAAGAAAGGCAAAGGTACAAGGAACATTTACGTTGATGGTTGCATTTACATGTTCcag ATAAACATCTTTTTTAGGTATGGTTTTGTGAGCATTTCATTCCCCCCCGAAGGTCCAATAGAGAAATTTCCTAGAATATTGCATTGGATGAATAAAAATGTGGGAGACAACTTCATAAAACAA GTTCATGATGATGTTTATGTTGGTGCTTCAAGCAATGATAAGAAGGATGAGAAGCATTACCGACCAACACCAAAAAAGAAGGATGACCAACCAACACCAATAaagatacaaaaaagaaaatgtagagaAAGTTTTATGCGTGCTTTAGAGGACcaaaaatatctaattaaagaaCTTAAAAGGAGGGTTGTTGTTCTGGAGGCACAGTTGGCTGAAGAGAAggctagaagaagaaataaagatGATGGTGGACAGAGTATGCCTCGTGCAGAACCCTCCATGAACAGTGGCTTTGTTTTCCCGAGTGGCATGTACACCAACGAATCTCCTATGAAGACGTATGTGAGGGTCGGATCACAAAGGCGTTACAAGGGCAGAGTGCTTAGGACTCTGTACACTAGAAATGGagtgcttagaataaaaaatgagtga